The genomic region GCCACTGGTGGAATAGACACGGACTACATGGCGAAAGCCGAAGCTGCAGCCAAATTACTAGAGGACCATGACCTAGTGTTTCTTCATATCAAAGCCACCGATGCTGCCTCTCATGATGGTAAGGTGTCTGAGAAAGTTAAGGCAATAGAAATGATTGATAGATCCATAGGAAGAGTTTTGGATAGATATGGTTCTGAACTTGTAGTTCTTTTCACAGGAGATCATGCTACGCCAGTGGAACTGAGGGAACATTCAGGTGACCCTGTACCACTGATGCTCTATGTTCCAACAAACATCATCCCGGATAACGTGGGGGACTTCAACGAAAGGCAGGCTAGAAAAGGTTCACTCAAGATCACTGGATTAAATATAATAGATTTGCTTTTGAACTTCTCTAACAGGGCTACTAAATACGGAGCATGATTGATGAAGCTCGAAAGGTCGGATAGGTGAAGAACTCGCGCAGGTCTGATTAGCAGAGCTCTGCCGTGAACTTGGAAAAGATGTCCATTACCCTCCATCTTGAGCCTTCCCAATTTTCTAGACAAACCGCCCCAGCATTTGGTTGCCCATAAACAACTAGGTCTCCATTTTTTCCATATAATATGATGGGTATTACCATCATGTCATCCTCGCCGTTAACGAAGAGGGATCTAGGCTCTCTCCCATACATTATCTCCTTTATCTTGGACATGGCGCTAAATCTAAGAATCCCCGCTTCATTGGTAATTACCTCGCTTGATCTCTCTCCGGAAATTGATACGTTTCTCCTCGTCTTTCCATCTACAACTGAAAGGAAAGGTCTTATCCCTGATCTAGTCACTAGGCTTGTTACAACATCTCCCACTGTAATTATCCTTTCGAATTGACCTAGATAGGATAGTAACTTCGCGTTATTTGAGAAAAGAATACCATAAGGTCTGGATAGTTCTGCCCTAACGGTTCTAGGAGGTCTGAAACACAGATCTACTTTACGTTTATAGCGTACCTCCAAGGTTTAGACTCACCTATTGTCTCTGCAAGCTCCGATTTCTCGCTCAGGAGTATAACCATGCCCTCCCACTCATCACTAAACGTTGTGCCGTTGCATATGGGACATTGCTGGACCTCTTTGCTAACCAATGCCTTGCACGACCTACAAGCCTTGAGGGTCTTGGCCGACATCTCAGTTCCTCCTCTCCACCTTTCCTAGACCCATCTGTCTCATGGTCAATCCAATCCTTGGTAGCCTATTGCTAGCAGTGGAGGAAATGGTCATTATTCTAGCCCTAACCATATCCCCCTTTTGAAAAGTCTTTTTTGATTTCTCCCCAATTAAAATTCCCCTAACAGAATCAAATTTGTAATTATCATCCCCGATTTGAGATACATGCACGAGACCGTCCATGGGACCCATGTTTACATATATCCCGTAATTATCTACTTGAGTAATGTCGCCCTCTATAACTTCCTGAATCATGGGCGAGAAAGTCAGGAGCTCAAATTCCACCTCATGATAAGTTGCCCCGTCACCGAATATAATCATCCCCTCTTCATTTACGTCAGCCCTAATAACAGACAGAACTAGACCTAAATCTTTAAATAACCTTTCCTTATATTCATTATTAAGTATCTCAATGGCTGTTTTGTTTAAGGGTTCGCCAAAGAGTTCGGGTGGTATTCTAACAACTCCTCTGGCCTTTACAAC from Metallosphaera sedula DSM 5348 harbors:
- a CDS encoding GTP-dependent dephospho-CoA kinase family protein — its product is MEVRYKRKVDLCFRPPRTVRAELSRPYGILFSNNAKLLSYLGQFERIITVGDVVTSLVTRSGIRPFLSVVDGKTRRNVSISGERSSEVITNEAGILRFSAMSKIKEIMYGREPRSLFVNGEDDMMVIPIILYGKNGDLVVYGQPNAGAVCLENWEGSRWRVMDIFSKFTAELC
- the spt4 gene encoding transcription elongation factor subunit Spt4 encodes the protein MSAKTLKACRSCKALVSKEVQQCPICNGTTFSDEWEGMVILLSEKSELAETIGESKPWRYAINVK
- a CDS encoding DNA-directed RNA polymerase → MFKVVKARGVVRIPPELFGEPLNKTAIEILNNEYKERLFKDLGLVLSVIRADVNEEGMIIFGDGATYHEVEFELLTFSPMIQEVIEGDITQVDNYGIYVNMGPMDGLVHVSQIGDDNYKFDSVRGILIGEKSKKTFQKGDMVRARIMTISSTASNRLPRIGLTMRQMGLGKVERRN